The nucleotide window CAAGGACTACTTCGGGCTGGCGTGGCTCGGCGCCCCGCCGTCGGCGAATCCGTCGAACGTCGGTTCGCGTGCGACGGGCTCGCGCGACGACGCCCACAAGGTCCTGATCGTCTTCACCTACGCGAACACGAAATGGGTCGCGGGCTGGGACCGCCTGACGTATCGCACCAACGACGGCACCGTCGGCAATCTCGATCGCTACCGGCGCGACGCCGTCTACGCGATGGTGCAGCACTGGTTCGGCGGCGGCCGTCACTCGGTGTGGATTGGCGGTGGCTACGCGATGGACGGCGCTTGCTCGCGCACGGGGGGGCACCGTGCCGCACCGACGGCCTGGGGGCGACGCAAATGCACCTCGGCTACCGCTACGACTTTTCCAAACTTACCGACGTGTACCTCGCGTACTACCAGGTCATCAACCGCGCTTGGGGCGGCTACGGCTTTTCACCGCGTCCGAACTTTGGCACCGGCAACGGCGGTGCGCCGCCGGGTGCGCACTACCGGGGCATCGGTATCGGTATCGAACACAGTTTTTAACGACCACTTATCGAATCACAGGAGACGAACTTGAGTACGACACAACCGGGCTTCGACAGCATTGTCGAGCGAGAAAAGGGGCTGCATCGCGGCCTGAGCAGCGGGCAGTTGTCGATGATCGCCATCGGTGGCGCCATTGGCACCGGCCTTTTTCTGGGAAGCGCGTTCGCGATCGGTTTTGCCGGCCCCAGCGTGCTCGTGAGCTACGCCATCGGCGGCGTCATCGCCCTGTTGCTCATGGGTTGCCTGGCCGAAATGACGGTGGCGCATCCGACGTCGGGCTCGTTCGGCGCGTACGCCGAGCACTACATCGGGCCGCTCGCCGGGTTTCTGGTGCGCTATGCCTACTGGTCGTCCATCGTCTTCGCCGTGGGCACCGAAGTCACGGCCATCGCCGTGTACATGAAGTACTGGTTTCCGGAAGTGCCGGGCTGGTACTGGATCGTCGGCTTCTCGGCCGGGCTCATCGCGATCAACGCGGCGAGCGTCAAGGTCTTCGGCGCGGTCGAATATGCGTTCTCGATGCTCAAGATCGTGGCCATCGTGTTGTTCCTCATGCTGGGCGCCTACATCGTGTGGCACGCGCCGCAGGGCAGCGGCATTGGACTGGCGAACTACACCGCGAACGGCGGATTCTTTCCCAAGGGCGCCTGGGGCATGTGGGTGGCCGTGATCGTGTCGATTTTCAGCTATCTGAGCATCGAGATGATCGCGGTGGCCGCGGGCGAGGCGCAGGACCCGCAGCGGGCGATTACGCGCGCCTTTCGCGCCACGATGTTCCGACTGGTGTTCTTCTATCTGCTCACGCTGGCCCTGACGCTGGCGATCGTGCCCTGGAACGCCGCCGGCGAGGACGGCAGCCCCTTCGTCAAGGTGATGGCGGCCACGCACATTCCCGGTGCAGCCGGGGTCATCAATCTGGTGATCCTGGTGGCCGCGCTCTCGGCCATGAACAGCCAGCTCTACATCACCACACGCATGATGTTCAGCCTGTCGCGCGCGGGCTATGCGCCCCGTCGTTTCGGCGAAGTGAGCCGCAACGGTGTTCCTGTCGCGGCGCTCATGCTCTCGACCATCGGTATCGCGCTGGCCGTGGCGCTCAACGTGATGGCGCCGCAGGCGTCGTTCACGCTGATGATGTCGGTATCGATGTTCGGTGCGATGTTCACGTGGCTGATG belongs to Pandoraea pnomenusa and includes:
- a CDS encoding amino acid permease, which produces MSTTQPGFDSIVEREKGLHRGLSSGQLSMIAIGGAIGTGLFLGSAFAIGFAGPSVLVSYAIGGVIALLLMGCLAEMTVAHPTSGSFGAYAEHYIGPLAGFLVRYAYWSSIVFAVGTEVTAIAVYMKYWFPEVPGWYWIVGFSAGLIAINAASVKVFGAVEYAFSMLKIVAIVLFLMLGAYIVWHAPQGSGIGLANYTANGGFFPKGAWGMWVAVIVSIFSYLSIEMIAVAAGEAQDPQRAITRAFRATMFRLVFFYLLTLALTLAIVPWNAAGEDGSPFVKVMAATHIPGAAGVINLVILVAALSAMNSQLYITTRMMFSLSRAGYAPRRFGEVSRNGVPVAALMLSTIGIALAVALNVMAPQASFTLMMSVSMFGAMFTWLMIFVTHLYFRRAHDAKSLTFRMWGYPYASLAGALLMLATLVTTYFTGAFRMTLVYGVPFVVALSVVYAVWYRQRAAVATAGAHGSSR